From the Gramella sp. Hel_I_59 genome, one window contains:
- a CDS encoding dihydroorotase, which translates to MKLLLKAVTIIDESSPLNRQTTDIYIENGVIAEIKKDILKEDVKHVEIEGLHVSRGWFDSSVCFGEPGYEERETIENGLEVAGSSGFTGVALNPYTNPVLDHSGSISAVKSKSSGHPVNLYPIGALTIKSEGVDLAELLDMQQSGAISFGDYKSPLKNPNLLKIALQYAQNFDALIQSYPQENRIATNGMVNEHENSTALGLKGIPNLAEELQITRDLYILEYTGGKLHIPTISTAKSVTLIREAKKKGLDVSCSVAIHNLLLTDKMLSNYDANTKVLPPLRTQADNEALVQGLKDGTIDMVTSDHNPIDVENKKVEFDNALYGSIGLESAFGALQTIFTTEETIKFLTSGLERFKLETTKLEEGSPANLSLFLPDVKYTFGKNDILSTSKNSIFLDSELKGKAVGVVNNAGLILRS; encoded by the coding sequence ATGAAATTACTTCTAAAAGCGGTTACAATTATTGATGAGTCTTCGCCTTTAAACAGGCAAACGACCGATATTTATATCGAGAATGGAGTAATTGCTGAAATTAAGAAAGATATACTAAAAGAAGATGTCAAACATGTAGAGATCGAAGGTTTACATGTTTCCAGAGGTTGGTTTGATAGTAGTGTTTGTTTTGGAGAACCCGGCTATGAAGAAAGGGAAACCATAGAAAACGGACTCGAAGTTGCTGGAAGCTCAGGATTTACAGGCGTTGCACTAAATCCCTATACCAATCCTGTACTTGACCATAGCGGTTCTATTTCTGCCGTAAAATCTAAAAGTTCGGGACACCCAGTAAATCTTTATCCCATTGGTGCACTTACCATTAAAAGTGAAGGTGTAGATCTGGCAGAATTACTGGATATGCAACAATCCGGTGCGATTAGTTTTGGAGATTATAAATCACCTTTAAAAAATCCCAATCTTCTGAAAATTGCCTTGCAGTATGCGCAGAATTTTGACGCTCTAATACAAAGTTATCCGCAGGAAAATCGAATTGCGACTAACGGTATGGTTAACGAGCATGAGAATAGTACTGCCCTGGGCCTTAAAGGGATCCCTAATCTAGCTGAAGAACTTCAGATAACCCGCGATCTTTATATTCTGGAATATACAGGTGGAAAATTACATATTCCTACAATTTCAACGGCAAAGTCGGTTACACTTATAAGAGAGGCCAAGAAAAAAGGTCTGGATGTATCCTGTAGTGTGGCGATTCACAATCTGCTTCTAACAGACAAAATGCTATCGAACTACGATGCTAATACAAAAGTTTTACCTCCTTTGCGAACTCAGGCCGATAATGAGGCACTTGTTCAGGGATTAAAAGACGGTACTATAGATATGGTTACATCAGACCATAATCCAATTGACGTGGAAAATAAAAAAGTTGAATTTGATAATGCTTTGTATGGTAGTATTGGTCTTGAATCGGCTTTCGGCGCCCTGCAAACTATATTTACTACGGAAGAGACCATCAAGTTTCTAACTTCGGGATTAGAACGTTTTAAGTTGGAAACCACGAAACTCGAAGAAGGTAGTCCTGCCAATCTTAGCTTATTCCTTCCAGATGTAAAGTATACTTTTGGAAAAAACGATATTCTATCTACTTCTAAGAATAGCATCTTTCTGGATAGCGAATTAAAGGGAAAAGCTGTTGGAGTAGTGAACAATGCCGGATTAATTTTAAGATCATAA
- a CDS encoding alpha/beta fold hydrolase, whose product MQDNFVLDHIIRKPKVSVENAPALILLHGYGSDENDLFSFAEEMPEELFIISAKAPYPMQPYGNAWYAIHFDNENGKFSDDIQAIKSRDTITTFIDQVIENYPVDASKINLLGFSQGSILSYAVALTYPEKIDNVIALSGYINKEIFGKDYLKNDLSQLSFYCSHGSADQVIPVDWARRTKPFFENLGVDFTYSEFPVGHGVAPQNFFELREWLQKRL is encoded by the coding sequence ATGCAAGACAATTTTGTTTTAGATCATATTATAAGAAAACCTAAAGTAAGCGTTGAAAATGCGCCTGCACTCATTCTTCTACATGGCTACGGAAGCGATGAAAACGACCTTTTTTCTTTCGCAGAGGAAATGCCAGAGGAGTTATTTATCATTTCTGCTAAAGCGCCTTATCCAATGCAACCATATGGTAATGCTTGGTATGCTATTCACTTTGATAACGAAAACGGAAAGTTTAGTGATGATATTCAGGCTATTAAGTCAAGAGATACGATCACTACTTTTATTGATCAGGTGATCGAAAACTACCCTGTAGATGCTTCAAAGATCAATCTTTTAGGTTTTAGCCAGGGAAGTATCTTGAGTTATGCCGTGGCGTTGACTTACCCGGAAAAGATCGATAATGTGATTGCTCTTAGCGGTTATATCAATAAAGAAATATTCGGGAAGGATTACCTTAAAAATGATCTTAGTCAGCTATCTTTCTACTGCTCACATGGATCTGCAGACCAGGTGATCCCTGTAGACTGGGCGCGCAGAACAAAACCGTTCTTCGAAAATCTCGGTGTAGATTTTACTTATTCTGAATTTCCAGTAGGTCACGGGGTTGCTCCACAGAATTTCTTTGAACTCAGAGAATGGCTTCAAAAAAGACTCTAA
- a CDS encoding MBL fold metallo-hydrolase, producing the protein MEVTFLGTGTSQGIPIIGVDHPVCYSDDPRDKRLRVSVLVNWKGKNILIDCGPDFRQQMLANNVKKLDAIFYTHEHNDHTAGLDDIRPYFFRQGDIPIFAHQRVLNSLRRKFDYIFTSEDRYPGAPAVIENVVHNEEFQFEGLSIMPVDFKHNKLQVFGYRLGDFAYLTDIKTITEEEIAKLKDLKVLVVSALRREPHHSHFNLEEALEFLEIVKPERTYFTHISHMLGFHAEVEEELPENVHLAYDNLKIEI; encoded by the coding sequence TTGGAAGTTACATTCTTAGGTACTGGAACATCACAAGGCATACCAATAATCGGGGTGGATCACCCGGTATGTTACAGCGATGACCCTCGTGATAAAAGACTTCGGGTCTCTGTACTGGTAAACTGGAAAGGCAAGAATATTTTAATTGATTGTGGGCCAGATTTCAGACAACAGATGCTTGCTAATAATGTAAAAAAACTGGATGCTATTTTTTATACACATGAACACAATGACCATACTGCCGGTCTGGATGATATAAGACCATATTTTTTCCGGCAGGGCGACATTCCTATTTTCGCTCATCAAAGAGTTTTAAATTCTTTGAGAAGGAAGTTCGATTATATTTTTACTTCGGAAGATCGATATCCCGGAGCTCCCGCAGTTATTGAGAATGTAGTACATAATGAGGAGTTTCAATTCGAGGGCTTAAGTATTATGCCTGTAGATTTTAAACATAATAAATTACAGGTCTTTGGATACAGATTAGGTGATTTTGCATATCTCACAGATATTAAAACAATTACCGAAGAAGAGATCGCAAAACTGAAGGATTTAAAAGTTCTGGTAGTTAGCGCTTTAAGAAGAGAACCACATCATTCACATTTTAATCTGGAAGAAGCTCTGGAGTTTTTAGAAATCGTGAAGCCTGAAAGAACATATTTTACACATATTAGCCATATGCTTGGATTTCACGCAGAAGTAGAGGAGGAGCTACCTGAAAATGTCCATCTTGCATATGATAACTTAAAAATTGAAATTTAG
- a CDS encoding TIGR02757 family protein has product MKKAELKEFLDFKTAQYNTPAFIAEDPVSIPHLFQKKEDIEISGFLAATIAWGNRKSILKNANQMMELMDHAPYDFILNHSDKDLDKFEGFVHRTFNENDLKYFLKALRNIYLQHGGLEHIFVKYQTETHLQNAIHELKKIFFELAHQVRTEKHVSDPLKNSAAKRINMYLRWMIRKDEHGVDFGIWETIPAAKLSCPLDVHSGNIARKLGILHRKANDAKAVTELDLELRKMDPLDPVKYDFALFGLGVYEKDQF; this is encoded by the coding sequence AAAACGGCTCAGTACAACACACCTGCATTTATTGCTGAGGATCCGGTAAGTATTCCGCATTTATTTCAGAAGAAGGAAGATATTGAGATATCGGGTTTTCTGGCAGCAACCATTGCCTGGGGAAACCGCAAAAGCATTTTAAAAAATGCCAATCAGATGATGGAGTTAATGGATCATGCTCCCTATGATTTTATTTTAAATCATTCAGATAAAGACCTTGATAAATTTGAAGGTTTTGTTCATCGCACTTTTAATGAGAATGATCTAAAGTATTTTCTAAAAGCACTTCGGAATATTTATCTTCAGCACGGCGGATTAGAGCATATTTTTGTCAAATATCAGACTGAAACCCATCTTCAGAATGCCATCCATGAACTAAAAAAGATCTTTTTCGAATTAGCTCACCAGGTAAGAACCGAGAAGCATGTAAGTGATCCGCTGAAAAATTCAGCAGCAAAAAGAATCAATATGTATTTGCGCTGGATGATCAGGAAAGATGAGCATGGCGTGGATTTTGGTATATGGGAAACGATTCCTGCCGCTAAACTTAGCTGTCCTTTAGACGTTCATTCTGGTAACATTGCAAGGAAACTCGGAATTTTACACAGGAAAGCGAATGATGCTAAAGCAGTAACAGAGCTCGACTTGGAATTGAGAAAAATGGATCCTTTGGATCCTGTTAAATATGATTTTGCACTCTTTGGTCTGGGTGTTTATGAAAAAGATCAGTTTTAG
- the murA gene encoding UDP-N-acetylglucosamine 1-carboxyvinyltransferase, producing the protein MGTFQIEGGHRLSGEIQPQGAKNEALQILCAVLLTDEKVVINNIPDILDVNKLINLLKNLGVKIEKLGKGSYSFQSDDLDMEYLNSEQFKIDGGGLRGSIMIVGPMLGRFGKGFIPKPGGDKIGRRRLDTHFEGFMKLGADFRYNKEERFYGVEAPEGLTGSYMLLEEASVTGTANIVMAAVLAKGKTTIYNAACEPYLQQLCLMMNRMGANISGIGSNMLIIDGVKKLGGCDHTILPDMIEIGSWIGLAAMTKSEITIKNVNWDMLGIIPTTFRKLGITVERKGDDIFIPAHSEGYEVQSFIDGSIMNISDAPWPGFTPDLLSIILVIATQARGSVLIHQKMFESRLFFVDKLIDMGAKIILCDPHRATVIGHDFQSQLKATTMTSPDIRAGISLLIAALSAKGTSTIHNIEQIDRGYENIEERLKAIGAKITRIA; encoded by the coding sequence ATGGGAACATTTCAAATAGAAGGCGGTCATCGTTTGAGCGGGGAAATACAACCTCAAGGAGCAAAAAACGAGGCGCTGCAAATTTTATGTGCAGTATTGTTAACCGATGAAAAGGTGGTTATCAATAACATTCCAGATATCCTGGACGTTAACAAACTAATCAACTTACTAAAAAATCTTGGTGTTAAGATCGAAAAACTGGGTAAAGGAAGTTATTCCTTTCAAAGTGATGATCTAGACATGGAATACCTGAATAGTGAACAGTTCAAGATCGATGGAGGAGGACTTCGTGGTTCCATAATGATCGTTGGACCTATGCTTGGAAGATTTGGGAAAGGTTTTATTCCTAAACCTGGTGGAGACAAAATTGGTCGACGCAGACTCGATACTCACTTCGAAGGATTTATGAAGCTGGGTGCCGATTTCAGATACAATAAGGAAGAACGTTTTTATGGAGTAGAAGCTCCTGAAGGTCTAACCGGAAGTTATATGTTACTGGAAGAAGCATCAGTAACCGGAACTGCCAACATTGTGATGGCTGCAGTTCTTGCTAAAGGAAAAACGACTATTTACAATGCAGCCTGCGAACCATATTTACAGCAGTTATGCCTGATGATGAACCGTATGGGTGCTAACATTAGCGGTATAGGTTCCAATATGCTTATCATAGACGGTGTAAAGAAGCTAGGAGGTTGTGATCATACAATTCTTCCGGATATGATCGAAATTGGTTCATGGATTGGTCTTGCCGCTATGACAAAAAGTGAGATCACTATAAAGAATGTGAACTGGGACATGTTGGGTATCATCCCTACAACCTTCAGGAAACTGGGAATTACTGTTGAAAGAAAAGGCGATGATATTTTTATACCTGCACATTCTGAAGGTTATGAGGTACAGAGCTTTATTGATGGCTCGATCATGAACATCAGTGATGCTCCATGGCCAGGGTTTACCCCAGATCTTTTGAGTATCATCCTTGTGATTGCAACTCAGGCAAGAGGAAGTGTATTGATACATCAAAAAATGTTTGAAAGCAGGTTGTTCTTTGTAGATAAGCTTATAGATATGGGAGCGAAGATCATTCTTTGTGATCCACATAGAGCCACGGTAATAGGCCATGACTTCCAGTCTCAGTTAAAAGCTACTACGATGACCTCTCCAGATATTAGAGCCGGAATCTCGTTATTGATCGCTGCACTTTCAGCAAAAGGAACTTCAACGATACATAATATCGAGCAAATAGACAGAGGTTACGAAAATATTGAAGAAAGATTAAAAGCGATAGGAGCGAAGATCACCAGAATCGCCTAA
- a CDS encoding BatA domain-containing protein, with protein MQFEHPELLYALSLLIIPILVHLFKLRRFQKEDFTNVKFLKRVVQQTRKSSQLKKFLVLFSRLSVLGFLILAFAKPYFPAESEISTKNLIIYLDNSYSMQLKNQGDELLEIARNEVLENLAASSVYSLITNDGLYTKKSGEELKVILQKINYTSRQLDLNSVLLKTQQLRKIDSSNLVLISDFQEAFLSQIEIPENNIISIKLKPENIQNLQIDTLYLTNSKAGILDIEVQLSGNSQKDGLVISMYDGAQLLSRKTIDADNSDIKTTFSIPSQNISNGRVVIDDEGLKYDNIIYFSISEQTPISVLAISEGDSNYLQGLYTEPEFNLKVSEANEVEYTDIQQASLIVLNELSELNAANLNNIKQRSNEGSSVLFIPNSKNRNEFIRFSGKFQLGFKPEWIEGEKLITTINFGHPLLENVFQKKIQNFEYPRVNGYFSNISGNSILSFQNNDPFLISKSNIYIFTAPLNEQISNFQNSPLIVPVLYQIGLQSLPPAQLYYQTSELEEISIQANIEQDHVLHLTMDNLDFIPQQQRFADRVSMSVDSEELDAGNYEIKSQDKTLANLSFNEPRNESELQYLDLEIFSIQNHESIAEYFSEVKAGNESSSLWKWFIIFAIIFLVIEMLLLKLLK; from the coding sequence ATGCAATTTGAACATCCGGAATTACTGTATGCATTGTCTTTGCTTATAATTCCTATTCTGGTTCATCTTTTCAAACTACGCAGATTTCAGAAAGAAGACTTTACCAACGTTAAATTTTTAAAACGTGTCGTTCAGCAAACACGCAAAAGTTCTCAACTAAAGAAGTTTCTGGTTCTTTTCTCAAGATTATCTGTTTTAGGCTTTCTAATACTCGCATTTGCCAAACCCTATTTTCCCGCAGAATCTGAAATCTCCACTAAAAATTTGATCATTTACCTGGATAATTCTTATAGTATGCAACTTAAGAATCAAGGTGACGAACTCCTGGAAATAGCCAGAAACGAAGTTCTTGAAAATCTCGCTGCCTCTTCAGTTTACAGCCTGATCACCAATGATGGTTTGTATACTAAAAAGTCTGGTGAGGAATTAAAAGTTATACTTCAGAAAATCAACTATACCTCCAGACAACTGGATCTGAATAGTGTTTTACTAAAAACCCAGCAGTTGCGAAAAATTGATTCTTCAAATCTTGTCCTTATTTCAGATTTCCAGGAAGCATTTCTTAGCCAAATAGAAATTCCTGAAAACAATATTATCAGTATAAAGCTTAAACCAGAAAACATTCAGAATTTACAGATCGATACTCTTTATTTAACCAATTCAAAGGCTGGAATTCTTGATATCGAAGTTCAACTATCAGGTAATTCACAAAAGGATGGATTAGTTATTTCCATGTATGATGGTGCTCAACTCTTAAGCAGGAAAACCATCGATGCTGATAACAGCGACATAAAAACCACTTTTTCCATCCCATCACAAAACATTTCTAACGGAAGAGTTGTTATAGATGATGAGGGCTTGAAATATGATAATATTATCTACTTCAGTATTTCTGAACAAACCCCAATCAGTGTTCTGGCAATTTCTGAAGGTGATTCAAATTATCTTCAAGGATTATATACAGAACCAGAATTTAATTTAAAAGTAAGCGAAGCGAATGAAGTTGAATATACCGATATTCAACAAGCCAGTTTGATAGTTTTAAATGAATTAAGTGAGTTAAATGCTGCGAATCTGAACAATATAAAACAACGTTCAAACGAAGGATCCAGTGTTCTATTCATTCCAAATTCAAAAAACAGGAATGAATTCATTCGGTTTTCCGGTAAATTTCAATTGGGATTTAAACCTGAATGGATCGAGGGCGAAAAACTCATTACAACTATTAATTTTGGCCATCCACTCTTAGAAAACGTTTTTCAAAAGAAGATTCAAAATTTCGAGTATCCCCGTGTCAATGGTTATTTCAGTAACATCTCCGGTAACAGTATTCTAAGTTTCCAGAACAATGATCCTTTTCTTATATCTAAGTCCAATATCTACATTTTCACAGCTCCATTAAATGAGCAAATATCAAATTTTCAGAATTCGCCGTTAATCGTACCTGTTTTATATCAGATTGGACTGCAAAGTCTCCCTCCTGCTCAACTTTATTACCAGACTTCAGAATTAGAAGAAATATCTATACAGGCAAATATTGAACAGGATCATGTGCTTCATCTTACCATGGATAACCTGGATTTTATTCCACAGCAGCAAAGATTTGCAGACCGGGTTTCCATGAGTGTGGATTCAGAAGAATTGGATGCCGGAAATTATGAAATTAAGAGCCAGGACAAGACTTTAGCAAATTTGAGTTTTAACGAACCTAGAAACGAGAGTGAACTCCAATACTTAGATCTGGAAATATTTTCAATCCAGAATCATGAATCTATAGCAGAATACTTTTCCGAAGTAAAAGCAGGAAACGAAAGCAGCTCGCTTTGGAAATGGTTTATTATTTTTGCGATCATATTTCTGGTAATAGAAATGCTATTATTAAAACTTCTGAAATGA
- a CDS encoding TonB-dependent receptor gives MPITIMGDKEFENVPSINSKALRINLNENIYGTFSEIGAGQETVRNFFRAGGASGTIAKAMSAYDKDFSDAIYGVEDDRRYVTEARLKKMLSHETHLIEERISREKHPNKLFFTYANTVATIDFAKKYKGHGWVGIRYQVDPKEEYNEILLHVRFHENDARHQQNTLGILGVNLIYGAYYKYDNPKKLLRYLYDHIDKDQIEIDTINFSGPRFENVDNRLMSLQLVKNGMTDAVMFGPDGNNVLPAKILYKKNILALRGSFRPVTKVNMDMYERSKELFFNESKVSEENTEIIFEITLSNLRAEGEIDERDFMDRAELLCSLGQTVMISNFQEYFKVVEYFSRYSKQRMGLTMGVQNLVDVFDEKYYRHLSGGILEAFGKLFFKDLKVYLYPLKDEETGELTTSENLKVHPRMKELFKFFKYNGRVEDIKNYNPETLNVYSREVLKMISEGKSGWEDMLPERTTNMIKEQNLFHYKEHKEQAKSEV, from the coding sequence ATGCCAATTACCATAATGGGCGATAAGGAATTTGAAAATGTTCCTTCTATTAATAGTAAGGCCCTGCGTATCAATCTTAACGAAAATATCTACGGAACTTTTTCTGAAATTGGTGCCGGGCAGGAAACAGTGCGAAACTTCTTTCGTGCTGGAGGTGCATCTGGAACCATCGCTAAGGCAATGAGTGCCTACGATAAGGATTTTAGTGACGCGATCTACGGAGTTGAAGATGACAGGCGATATGTTACTGAAGCGAGGCTGAAGAAAATGTTATCTCACGAAACGCATCTTATTGAAGAGCGTATTTCCAGGGAAAAACATCCGAATAAATTATTCTTTACTTACGCCAATACTGTAGCTACAATAGATTTCGCGAAGAAATATAAAGGTCATGGTTGGGTAGGAATCAGATATCAGGTTGATCCCAAAGAAGAATATAATGAGATACTGCTACATGTAAGATTTCACGAAAATGATGCCCGTCACCAGCAAAACACCTTAGGAATACTAGGTGTTAACCTAATTTACGGCGCTTATTACAAGTATGATAATCCTAAAAAACTACTTCGTTACCTGTATGATCATATAGATAAGGATCAGATCGAGATCGATACGATCAATTTCTCAGGTCCTCGTTTCGAGAATGTAGATAACAGGCTAATGAGCCTTCAGTTGGTCAAGAATGGAATGACCGATGCAGTGATGTTCGGTCCTGATGGAAACAATGTCCTTCCTGCAAAAATACTTTACAAAAAGAATATCCTTGCGCTGCGTGGTAGCTTCAGACCTGTTACCAAGGTAAACATGGATATGTATGAAAGGTCTAAAGAATTATTCTTTAACGAGAGTAAAGTTTCTGAAGAAAATACTGAGATCATTTTCGAGATTACATTATCCAACTTAAGAGCTGAAGGGGAGATCGATGAGCGTGATTTCATGGATCGAGCTGAACTCTTATGTTCACTAGGTCAAACAGTTATGATCTCTAACTTCCAGGAATACTTCAAGGTGGTAGAATACTTCTCCAGATACTCTAAACAACGTATGGGTCTTACCATGGGTGTTCAAAATCTTGTAGATGTATTTGATGAAAAATATTATAGACATCTTAGTGGCGGTATTCTTGAAGCCTTCGGAAAATTATTCTTTAAAGATCTGAAGGTGTATTTATATCCACTGAAAGATGAAGAAACCGGTGAGCTTACTACCAGTGAAAATCTGAAAGTACACCCAAGAATGAAAGAATTATTCAAGTTCTTTAAATATAATGGGCGTGTTGAGGATATCAAGAACTATAATCCAGAAACGCTGAATGTTTATTCTCGAGAAGTACTAAAAATGATCAGCGAAGGGAAAAGTGGATGGGAAGATATGCTTCCTGAACGAACCACAAATATGATCAAGGAGCAAAATCTCTTTCATTACAAAGAGCACAAGGAACAGGCGAAGTCAGAAGTCTAA
- a CDS encoding HAMP domain-containing sensor histidine kinase: MQKNSGTFNEKLRRAALKEYQIVNSGPDEDYDNLTFLATVACEVSVAKINIVDRDRIWNKSVHGTEISEIEREHSFCDLTIKSKTPILCLKRSEDPEIFESATGMYATEYSFYAGVPLYNPDGHAIAVFCIFDTFEKELSSMQEKALLAISKQALKLFESRKQKQKLFTVQNKLEEKYKELEKFASLVSHDLKSPLANIISLSELLKDENKEKFDEETNQYLQFLVEASYSLRNYIDGILSFYRSDHVIKKEASNINLGKLLKPIVDLYTVSNNIEISYPEDIELTAVNKAALTQVFMNLISNALKYNDKDIRKVRIEFTPEEEFYYFEVVDNGNGIPAERFEKIFELFATLDTADRDGNVGSGIGLATVKKLVESMHGKVSISSTEGEGSNFKFSVPRH, encoded by the coding sequence ATGCAGAAAAATTCAGGCACTTTTAATGAGAAATTAAGGCGGGCCGCTTTAAAGGAATATCAAATTGTAAATTCAGGACCAGACGAAGATTATGACAATCTTACTTTCCTGGCCACAGTCGCCTGCGAGGTTTCGGTTGCCAAAATAAATATCGTTGATCGGGATCGTATCTGGAACAAATCTGTTCATGGAACCGAAATTAGTGAGATCGAGCGAGAACACTCTTTCTGTGATCTCACGATCAAAAGTAAAACTCCTATTCTCTGTCTTAAGCGCTCAGAAGATCCAGAAATATTTGAATCGGCAACTGGGATGTATGCTACTGAATACAGTTTCTATGCCGGTGTCCCACTATATAATCCTGATGGTCATGCTATAGCGGTATTCTGTATTTTCGATACCTTCGAAAAAGAGCTTAGTTCCATGCAGGAAAAAGCGCTGTTGGCCATATCAAAACAAGCCTTAAAGTTATTTGAATCCAGAAAGCAGAAACAGAAACTTTTTACTGTTCAGAATAAACTGGAAGAAAAGTATAAGGAGTTAGAGAAATTCGCAAGCCTGGTATCGCATGATCTAAAGTCTCCCCTAGCGAATATCATTTCACTAAGTGAATTGCTTAAAGATGAAAACAAGGAGAAATTTGATGAAGAAACGAACCAATACCTGCAGTTTCTGGTAGAAGCCTCTTATTCTCTTCGGAATTATATTGATGGTATTTTAAGCTTTTATCGTAGTGATCATGTCATTAAAAAAGAAGCTTCTAATATAAACTTAGGTAAGCTATTAAAGCCTATCGTAGATCTTTATACGGTTTCCAACAATATTGAGATCAGTTATCCTGAAGATATTGAGTTGACCGCTGTCAACAAAGCAGCACTCACGCAAGTCTTTATGAACCTTATAAGTAATGCGCTTAAGTATAACGATAAGGATATAAGAAAAGTCAGGATCGAATTCACTCCGGAAGAAGAATTTTACTACTTTGAAGTTGTAGATAATGGTAACGGAATTCCTGCGGAAAGATTTGAAAAGATCTTTGAATTATTTGCTACACTGGATACTGCCGACCGTGATGGTAACGTTGGAAGTGGGATTGGACTCGCGACTGTGAAAAAGTTAGTGGAATCCATGCATGGGAAAGTAAGTATTTCTTCTACCGAAGGTGAGGGAAGTAATTTTAAATTTAGCGTTCCCCGACACTAA
- a CDS encoding GAF domain-containing sensor histidine kinase, with translation MITPEKPINELQRLESLRELNIMDTLPEEAYDNITRLASYICKTPIAVVNMIDADRNFFKSSYGTDLKGSSRDVSFCGHTITDPENLLEVPNASKDNRFFDNPFVTADTPINYYAGISLLDPKGYPMGTLCVYDSKEHHLDEEQKMALKSLGKQVELLLETRRANSVLEKMKEELDESYKVLQQFASTVSHDLKMPLANMIITADVLKAKYAVKLGDEGAKYISYLKDSGLTLSEYINGLLDHYSNEHQGDNSVKEFFLNDMLEDIIDLLQIADNCEINLPDNNLLIDGNASAIGQIFMNLINNSLKYNDREKIVIDIDCTENEHFFNFKISDNGIGIAQEQQSKIFDLFTTVAKQDRRGKKGHGIGLSTVKKLVNSLGGTITLNSEENKGTVFEFSVLRHNIPV, from the coding sequence ATGATAACTCCGGAAAAGCCAATTAATGAACTTCAAAGACTTGAGTCTCTGAGAGAACTCAATATCATGGATACTCTTCCGGAAGAAGCCTATGATAATATCACCAGGCTGGCCAGTTATATTTGTAAGACACCAATCGCAGTAGTTAATATGATCGATGCCGATCGTAATTTTTTCAAATCCAGTTATGGAACAGATTTAAAAGGTTCCTCTCGAGATGTTTCATTCTGCGGTCATACCATTACAGATCCTGAGAATCTACTGGAAGTTCCAAACGCGTCCAAGGATAATCGTTTTTTTGATAACCCGTTCGTTACTGCAGATACTCCTATTAATTATTACGCAGGTATATCACTTCTGGATCCAAAAGGCTATCCTATGGGAACACTTTGTGTTTATGACTCCAAAGAGCATCATCTGGACGAAGAACAGAAAATGGCTTTAAAATCGTTGGGGAAACAGGTAGAGCTTTTACTGGAAACTCGCAGGGCCAACAGTGTACTTGAAAAGATGAAAGAAGAGCTTGATGAAAGCTATAAGGTATTGCAACAGTTTGCGAGTACTGTATCTCATGACCTAAAGATGCCTCTTGCAAATATGATCATCACTGCAGACGTCCTAAAGGCAAAGTATGCTGTAAAATTAGGTGATGAAGGAGCGAAATATATCTCTTATCTTAAAGATTCCGGGCTAACATTGAGTGAATATATAAACGGTTTGCTTGACCATTATTCCAACGAACACCAAGGTGACAATAGTGTAAAAGAATTCTTTCTGAATGATATGCTGGAGGACATTATAGATCTTCTCCAAATTGCAGATAACTGTGAGATCAATCTTCCCGATAATAATCTATTGATTGATGGCAATGCCTCAGCTATAGGGCAGATCTTTATGAATTTGATCAATAATAGTCTTAAGTACAATGATCGCGAGAAAATAGTGATCGATATTGATTGTACAGAAAATGAGCACTTTTTCAATTTCAAAATTAGTGACAACGGGATAGGTATCGCTCAGGAGCAGCAGTCTAAGATCTTTGATCTTTTTACTACGGTCGCGAAACAGGATCGCAGAGGTAAGAAAGGTCATGGTATCGGACTTTCCACAGTTAAAAAGCTGGTAAACAGTCTTGGAGGTACTATCACGCTTAATTCTGAAGAAAATAAAGGTACTGTATTCGAGTTCAGCGTTTTACGACATAATATCCCGGTTTAA